GCTCGTAAAAATAGAAAGGAATCGGGCATTTGCAAAGAATGCGGGATTCTTTGTCCAAATGGAATCCTAGCCAAGATAGACGGTCTTGGTATTGACAAATTCTAGAATTCCTTGTCGGGATAGCTCTCTGCCAAATCCTGATTTTTTGATGCCACCAAAAGGAAGGAAGGGGTTTGAAGCTACCATCGCATTGATGAAAACTGCACCGGATTCAATCTTTTCCGCCAATTCCTCCGCATGACTTTGGTTTTTACTCCATAAGGAAGCTGCCAGACCAAATTCAGTAGAATTAGCCAGTTTGATAGCTTCTTCTTCATCTTCTACTTTAAAAACACAAGCCACTGGACCAAAGAGCTCCTCTGAATATGCAGGTGCATTGACTGGAATATCTGTCAAAATTGTAGGTGCAAATCGGGCGGAGCCTTTTTCAGGAGCTATTCCCCCTAGTACGACTTTCGCCCCGAGATCGATTGATTTTTGAACTTGCTGGAAAAGTTCTTCCGCCAAATCTGGCCTTGCCATACAACTGTATTGGCTCTGAGGATCTTTGGGATCCCCTTGGTTTAGACTCGAAATTTCCTCGATGAAAATGGAAATAAATAGATCATAAACAGGCGATTCAATGATGAAACGCTTGGCTGCAATACAGCTCTGGCCGAAATTAATCATCCTAGCCTTTGCTGCAGTTTTTGCGGCTAAGGGTATATCAGCATCTTTAAGCACAATAAAAGGATCGCTTCCTCCCAATTCCAAAAGTGATTTTTTGATGTTTTTTCCTGCAGCACTTGCCACGGCAGCTCCCGCCTTTTCGCTACCTGTCAATGAAACTGCCATGACAGCAGGATTTTCTAAAAGAGTCAATGTTTGAGTCGAATCAATCAATAAGGTTTGGAATACACCAGAAGGAAAGCCTGCTTTTTTAAATACTTCCTCAATTGCCATTGCACACTGCGGTACATTTGAAGCATGTTTTAATAGGGCAGTATTACCAGCAAAAAGAGTAGGGGCTGCAAAACGAAAGACTTGCCAAAAAGGAAAGTTCCAAGGCATGACTGCAAGGATTGGCCCGAGGGCTTGGTTAATCACCTTTGCTCGATGGCCGTCAGCTAGTAGAATGGTCTCTGGTTGTAAGAATTCAGCTCCTTTTTCTGCATAAAAATCACAGACCCAAGCGCATTTTTCGATTTCCGCCAGAGATTCGGAAATTACCTTTCCCATCTCAAGCGTAATCAGCTCAGCATAATATGATTTACTCCTCCTGAGTTCTTCTCCCGCCCTTTTTAATAGGTTACTTTTCCGAGTGAAACTCTCATTTTTCCAAGCCTGAAAAGCAATTTGAGATCGATCAATAGATTGATCAATTTCCTCTTGCGTCAAAAGATTGTATTCTTGAATTAATTCTCCCGAATAGGGATTGATTGATTGAATTTTTTTCATTTTTCGGTAGGTTTTCCAGCCTCCTTCCATGCGGTAATTCCGCCTTTTAGCATGTAGACTTTCTTAAAACCTGCCTTTTGCATTTGATCAGCCGCTCTTCTAGTTCGACTTCCTGATCTGCAGTAAAGGAGGTAAGTTTTGTTTTTATTTAGTTTCTGAATCTCATTTGAAAAATTTTCTCCCAAAAAATTTATGTTTAAAGCACCAGTTAAATGACCTTCAGCCATTTCTTCAGGTGTCCGGACATCGACAAGTGTGTTTTTCTTTTTGGAAATCATTTTTTCGAATTTTTCCAAGGAAAGAACCTGAATGGAGTCTTTTTCAGCAGTTTGAGCCAAAGCAGAGAGATTGATTAGCAATAAAGCAGCGAAAAGGAGGGTTTTGATTTTCATATACGCTTGTAGTTTTTGAATGAAGTCCTGTAATTGAAACTGAAATTTACCAGCTTTCCTTACAAAATGCCCCTAAAAATCGGATTGATTTCTGACTCCCACAGTTACATTGATCACCAAGTAATTCGCCACTTGCAGGATGTGGATGAAATTTGGCATGCTGGTGACATTGGGGATTTAGCTGTCATGCATTCTTTGCCCCAAACCAAAATCATACGGGCTGTGTATGGAAATATTGATGGAATAGAAATCCAACAGCGCTATCCAGAATGGATTGAGGTAGAGCTGGAAGGTGTCCGGATTTTGATGACACACATTGGAGGAAAGCCTCCTCGCTATGCCAAAGGCGTTAAGGCAAAAATTAAATCATTCGGTCCCCAATTATTTATTTGTGGGCATTCTCACATTTGTAAAGTGGAATTTGATTCACAATCGCAATGTCTTTATATGAATCCAGGAGCAATCGGTCAACAAGGATTTCACCAGATGCGAACCATGTTGCTGTTTGAACTCTTTGCAGGAAAAATTGAAAATCTGCGGGTAGTGGAATTAGGGAAGAGAGGTATGAACCTATGAAAACAAAAAAAGCCTGAATGCTCAGGCTTTCTTCACGATCAGATCGTTGAATTATTTATTGAAAGAGGCTTTCAATTCCTCAACATCAACATTTTTGATCACAGGCTTAGCGCTCAATTGTTTGATTTTGATCACTCGAGCGTTTTGACCCTGTCTTTTTCTTCTCAATTTTCTTTTAAGTGTAGTTACAGCCATGACCGTATATGTTTTAAGTTTTTGATTTCTAAACGAGGCGCAAAGATAAAGAGGCAGAATTGATTTGCCTAAGTTTCTTTAAACTTTCTTCGAGTATGTTCCCCAGTATCGGAAAAGAGTTTTGGGTTTTTGGTTTAAATTTGCCCCTCAACTTAAAAATTTCCCATGCAAAAGCCGTCGCTTCCAAAAGGTACTCGAGATTTTGGTCCAGTACAAATGGCCCGAAGGACCTATATTTTGGATACTATCAAAGAGACTTTTCAGCTTTTTGGCTATCAGCAAATCGAAACTCCTGCGATGGAAAACCTCTCCACGCTTACTGGAAAGTATGGGGATGAAGGTGACCAATTACTTTTCAAAATCTTGAATTCTGGAGATTTTCTGAAAGATGTTTCCTCAGAAGACTTGGAGAAAGGAAGTGGGGCCACCTTGTCAAAAGTTTCTGAAAAAGGGTTGAGGTATGATTTGACGGTACCTTTTGCACGATATGTAGTGATGAATCGAAAT
Above is a window of Algoriphagus sanaruensis DNA encoding:
- a CDS encoding metallophosphoesterase family protein, with the translated sequence MPLKIGLISDSHSYIDHQVIRHLQDVDEIWHAGDIGDLAVMHSLPQTKIIRAVYGNIDGIEIQQRYPEWIEVELEGVRILMTHIGGKPPRYAKGVKAKIKSFGPQLFICGHSHICKVEFDSQSQCLYMNPGAIGQQGFHQMRTMLLFELFAGKIENLRVVELGKRGMNL
- a CDS encoding NAD-dependent succinate-semialdehyde dehydrogenase, producing the protein MKKIQSINPYSGELIQEYNLLTQEEIDQSIDRSQIAFQAWKNESFTRKSNLLKRAGEELRRSKSYYAELITLEMGKVISESLAEIEKCAWVCDFYAEKGAEFLQPETILLADGHRAKVINQALGPILAVMPWNFPFWQVFRFAAPTLFAGNTALLKHASNVPQCAMAIEEVFKKAGFPSGVFQTLLIDSTQTLTLLENPAVMAVSLTGSEKAGAAVASAAGKNIKKSLLELGGSDPFIVLKDADIPLAAKTAAKARMINFGQSCIAAKRFIIESPVYDLFISIFIEEISSLNQGDPKDPQSQYSCMARPDLAEELFQQVQKSIDLGAKVVLGGIAPEKGSARFAPTILTDIPVNAPAYSEELFGPVACVFKVEDEEEAIKLANSTEFGLAASLWSKNQSHAEELAEKIESGAVFINAMVASNPFLPFGGIKKSGFGRELSRQGILEFVNTKTVYLG
- a CDS encoding rhodanese-like domain-containing protein; translated protein: MKIKTLLFAALLLINLSALAQTAEKDSIQVLSLEKFEKMISKKKNTLVDVRTPEEMAEGHLTGALNINFLGENFSNEIQKLNKNKTYLLYCRSGSRTRRAADQMQKAGFKKVYMLKGGITAWKEAGKPTEK